The stretch of DNA CCCTTCCCGGAAGCAGCCCAGCAGCACGATCTCCGGCTCGAATTTTTCCTCGCGCATTTTTTTCTCGCGCATCTGCGACGGCCGCAGCAGGCCGAAGACTTTCATCACGCCGGCCGCGATGCGCCCATTGAAAAAAATCAGGTACGTCGAGACGACCGACGTCATCAGCATGGACGTGAGCACCAGCGTCTGGAGCTGCTGCGACACGTGGCCGTAGCCGATGCCGAGCGCCACGATCACCAGGGAAAATTCGCTGATCTGCGACAGATTGAGCGCCGTGACCACGCCGATCCTGGCGCCGTTTCCGAAAAGCGCGGTCACGGGAATCACGGTGACGAACCGGCTCAGCACCACGACGATCGCGACGCCCACGGCCCCGGCCAGGAGCCCGGGTTCGGGAAGCGGCATCTTCAGGCCCAGCGACACGAAGAAAAGCGTGACGAAAAAATCGCGCACGCCGATCAGCTTCGCGATGACGTCCGCGCCGTAAGGATAGGCCGCGAGCGAAAGCCCGGCGATCAGCGCGCCCATCTCCTTGGAAAGCCCGGCCCGCTCGGCAAGGCCCGCGAGCACGAAGCACCAGGTCATGGCGGTCAGCAGGACAAGCTCCGGCTTTTTCGCAGCTGCGGCAAAAATCCGGTTCAGCACGTGGCGGCTCATCACAAAAGCCGCGGAAGTCAGCAAAAGGCCAAGGCCGATCGAGCGGATGACCGCGAGCCATTCTGGATTGAGAAGATTGGGCTGGAACGCCATAAACAGCATGGCCCAGATGTCCTGCAGGACAAGCACGCCGACCGTCAGGCGCCCGGCCGTCGTGTTCACCTCGAATTTGTCCGCGAGCAGCTTCACGACGATGAGGGTCGAGCTGAGCGCGGTCGTGACCGCGAGATAAAGAAGATCGTAGCGGCCCGCGAGCACGCCGTCTTTGAAATAGCCCCAGCCGAACCAGCCGTAGAGCGCGAGGCCCAGCGCGACGCAGCCCACGAATTGCACGAGCCCGAGCGTGATCATGCTGGGCCCCATGCGGAAAAGTTCCTTGAGATTGATTTCGAGCCCGATGATGAAGAGAAGGAACAGCAGTCCGATTTCCGAAATCAGCTCGATGCTCTCCGAGCCCGTAACGAGGCCCAGGCCCATGTGCCTTCCGAGCAGAATGCCGCCGGCCACGTAGCCGATGATGAGCGGCTGGCGCAGGAGCCGCGCGCCGTGCGCGCAGAGCGTCGCAAAGATGATGCTGAAGGCGATGTCTTTCAGCAGCTCAAAGGCATGTTCCATGGAGGCTCACTCTCCCAGATAAGCGGACTGGACCTTGGGGTCGGCCAGCAAGTCCTTTCCCGTGCCGTGCATCTGGATGCGCCCGCTCTCGATGACGTAGGCGTAATCGGCGATGTCCAGCGCTTTGAAGGCGTTCTGTTCCACGAGCAGGATCGTAATTCCGTTCTCATGGATTTTCTGGATCAGCGAAAAAACAACTTCCACCATTTTCGGCGCGAGGCCGAGGCTCGGCTCGTCGAGCAGTAGAAGCCTCGGCCGTCCCATGAGCGCGCGCGCCATGGCCAGCATCTGCTGCTCGCCGCCGCTCAGGTTGCCGGCCAGCATTTTCAGCCGTTTT from Verrucomicrobiia bacterium encodes:
- a CDS encoding cation:proton antiporter; amino-acid sequence: MEHAFELLKDIAFSIIFATLCAHGARLLRQPLIIGYVAGGILLGRHMGLGLVTGSESIELISEIGLLFLLFIIGLEINLKELFRMGPSMITLGLVQFVGCVALGLALYGWFGWGYFKDGVLAGRYDLLYLAVTTALSSTLIVVKLLADKFEVNTTAGRLTVGVLVLQDIWAMLFMAFQPNLLNPEWLAVIRSIGLGLLLTSAAFVMSRHVLNRIFAAAAKKPELVLLTAMTWCFVLAGLAERAGLSKEMGALIAGLSLAAYPYGADVIAKLIGVRDFFVTLFFVSLGLKMPLPEPGLLAGAVGVAIVVVLSRFVTVIPVTALFGNGARIGVVTALNLSQISEFSLVIVALGIGYGHVSQQLQTLVLTSMLMTSVVSTYLIFFNGRIAAGVMKVFGLLRPSQMREKKMREEKFEPEIVLLGCFREGLAFLDKLEQRLPALKAKLLAVDFNQALAGPLQARGFVFRYADLAHAETLEHLGIEKARLVICSLSDTYLKGTTGARLLSQLRRVAPQARFIMTADDARGSEELKKAGALEVAVASESVGSELFTLLQRHPA
- a CDS encoding ABC transporter ATP-binding protein; its protein translation is TIQFEGKGIEKMPPDQIVRQGITHVPEGRRVFQHLTVQENLDLGAYTRSRGKETQKDMEEMLELFPILKKRLKMLAGNLSGGEQQMLAMARALMGRPRLLLLDEPSLGLAPKMVEVVFSLIQKIHENGITILLVEQNAFKALDIADYAYVIESGRIQMHGTGKDLLADPKVQSAYLGE